A genomic segment from Ptychodera flava strain L36383 chromosome 19, AS_Pfla_20210202, whole genome shotgun sequence encodes:
- the LOC139118808 gene encoding uncharacterized protein, translating to MLTFWKAVLAWYGIRGQHFPLSDFKVTFESSSGVKVNYSTYFKKSDFPPHAQYDEHWFNTTRVDGTPGRPTALLELDVTNIDTRMSPVLVHLTVYVGTKIIMSYDVWMEYIGCPEGKYGALCDKPCMCQNDAECSVFNGACKCKAGWYGPACDIPKPVIEIFTKHQDVEYGTMSFLTCQTRNIPLPEKLQEWRNMTSWSLNDEYLVYHSKAIKLGFYNLDNFIGTSHLQINVGMTDEWTGRYQCKVTDKYNHVYVASATISTVCPKNFFGRYCNMSCDCVLGSSTSCDRYLGCVCNTGWTGRHCHIDTTQPTIYGCPKEITKIITGDETKVNVTWLEPTVDDNSDNVTILNNYIPGDVFYIGTTIVRYTALDSANNTAYCHFKIKVINQEKLRVSLIVLSVIACLVFIIPLCVYLGYRYRLQLYLLLKVEVDDFDDGGDKDYDAFVLYSSKDGDFAEDIMKRLERNGKYKLLLHHRDFIAGKPIFDNIEDSFDNSRTAILVISPNFLESSTCEHEARIALDNWINRRQKLIPIAKGKIEQTNHPQVIKRIVRFITYIQWPENGSQKEEDRFWIELENAMEKRAQKHSEMNMFRRGLASLSRCRGRDYSRVPNHVI from the exons ATGCTTACATTTTGGAAAGCTGTTCTGGCATGGTATGGTATCCGGGGGCAACACTTCCCATTATCTGATTTTAAAGTAACATTTGAAAGCTCCAGTGGCGTTAAAGTAAACTACAGCACATATTTTAAAAAG TCAGATTTTCCGCCGCATGCACAGTATGATGAACATTGGTTCAACACAACCAGGGTTGACGGCACACCTGGACGCCCAACCGCACTATTAGAGTTAGACGTCACAAACATAGATACACGAATGTCTCCGGTGCTCGTACACCTGACAGTATATGTTGGAACTAAAATAATAATGTCATATGATGTTTGGATGGAATATATAG GCTGTCCCGAAGGAAAATATGGTGCTCTATGCGATAAGCCTTGCATGTGCCAGAATGATGCTGAATGTAGTGTTTTCAATGGTGCTTGTAAGTGTAAAGCGGGATGGTATGGACCTGCGTGTGATATCC cTAAGCCTGTGATTGAGATTTTCACAAAGCACCAAGATGTTGAATACGGTACTATGTCGTTCTTAACATGTCAAACTCGTAATATACCATTGCCCGAGAAGCTTCAAGAATGGCGGAATATGACATCCTGGTCTCTGAACGATGAATATCTTGTCTACCATTCGAAGGCTATAAAGCTAGGATTCTACAACCTTGATAACTTCATTGG GACATCTCACTTGCAGATTAATGTAGGCATGACTGATGAATGGACTGGTCGCTACCAATGTAAAGTGACTGATAAATATAACCATGTGTACGTCGCATCTGCAACTATTTCGACGG TTTGTCCCAAGAATTTCTTTGGACGATACTGCAACATGTCGTGTGACTGTGTACTAGGTTCATCAACTTCCTGCGACCGATATCTCGGCTGTGTGTGCAATACTGGCTGGACAGGAAGACACTGTCATATAG ACACAACCCAGCCAACTATTTATGGATGTCCAAAAGAGATAACAAAAATCATAACAGGTGATGAGACAAAAGTTAATGTGACTTGGCTAGAACCAACAGTAGATGACAACTCGGATAACGTCACTATACTCAACAATTATATACCAGGCGATGTCTTTTACATTGGAACAACGATTGTCAGATACACAGCCTTAGATTCAGCCAACAACACAGCATATTGCCACTTTAAAATCAAAGTCATCA ATCAGGAGAAGTTGCGAGTGAGTCTCATCGTTTTGAGTGTGATAGCTTGTCTGGTTTTCATTATTCCGTTATGCGTCTATCTTGGATACCGCTACAGGCTCCAGCTTTATTTGTTGCTAAAGGTAGAAGTAGATGACTTTGATGATGGCG GTGACAAGGACTACGATGCCTTTGTGTTGTACAGTAGCAAAGATGGAGACTTCGCTGAAGATATTATGAAGAGACTCGAAAGAAACGGGAAATACAAACTGTTGCTACATCACCGAGACTTTATAGCAGGGAAGC CCATTTTTGATAACATCGAAGACTCATTCGACAACAGCCGTACTGCCATTTTGGTGATCTCTCCGAATTTCCTCGAGAGTAGCACGTGCGAACACGAGGCAAGAATTGCTCTGGACAACTGGATCAACAGAAGACAGAAACTGATTCCGATTGCGAAAGGGAAAATCGAGCAAACAAACCATCCTCAGGTTATCAAACGAATCGTCAGATTCATAACATACATTCAGTGGCCCGAGAATGGTTCACAGAAGGAAGAAGACAGGTTTTGGATAGAGTTGGAAAATGCCATGGAGAAAAGAGCACAAAAGCACTCAGAAATGAATATGTTCAGAAGGGGACTTGCAAGCTTGTCCAGATGCCGTGGAAGAGACTATTCAAGGGTGCCGAACCATGTGATATGA